Proteins from a genomic interval of Kribbella aluminosa:
- a CDS encoding cytochrome P450 — protein sequence MVTLEQLERDPHPTLAAIRPVGWVDPLNSWVVTSRALAVQVLRDPETFTVDDPRFSTAQVVGPSMLSLDGNPHKAHRDPFESPFGLAETRHRFAAPVQQTVADLMTAIHQTTAAAGRGTADLRTALAGPLSVAVVAYSLGLPPASAPAVLGWYSDISESVSGVSAGRPVTDAGAAAFAELHKHVASGIDSGDSLLAAAAHAGLGVDQVVANAAVLMFGGIETTEGMITNALWYLLTNPDQLALVQADPTLLPNAIEESLRLEPAAAVVDRYATRDGELAGRRIRRGDMVTVSLAGAGRDPDVFEDPGTFDVRRTNARRHLAFASGPHICLGMHLTRLETLAALEAVLQLPGLRLAPDSPPPHGLVFRKPSALNVTWDV from the coding sequence GTGGTCACCCTGGAACAGCTCGAACGCGACCCTCATCCCACCCTCGCCGCCATCCGTCCGGTCGGCTGGGTCGACCCCCTCAACTCCTGGGTCGTCACCAGCCGCGCGCTGGCCGTCCAGGTCCTCCGCGACCCGGAGACCTTCACCGTCGACGACCCCCGCTTCTCCACCGCCCAGGTGGTCGGCCCCTCCATGCTCTCCCTCGACGGCAACCCCCACAAAGCCCACCGAGACCCCTTCGAATCCCCCTTCGGCCTAGCCGAAACCCGCCACCGCTTCGCAGCACCGGTACAGCAAACGGTGGCCGACCTGATGACAGCCATCCACCAAACCACCGCAGCCGCCGGGCGTGGGACTGCTGATCTGCGGACGGCGCTGGCGGGGCCGTTGTCCGTTGCTGTGGTCGCCTACTCTTTGGGGCTTCCGCCTGCATCTGCTCCGGCAGTTCTGGGGTGGTACTCGGACATCTCCGAGTCCGTGTCGGGCGTGTCTGCGGGACGGCCGGTGACGGACGCCGGTGCGGCGGCATTCGCCGAGCTCCACAAGCACGTTGCCTCGGGCATCGACTCGGGTGACTCGCTGCTGGCGGCTGCCGCGCACGCCGGGCTCGGGGTGGACCAGGTGGTGGCGAATGCCGCGGTGCTGATGTTCGGCGGGATCGAGACCACCGAGGGCATGATCACCAACGCCCTCTGGTACCTGCTGACCAACCCCGACCAACTAGCCCTGGTGCAGGCCGACCCGACGCTCCTCCCGAACGCCATCGAGGAATCGCTCCGCCTCGAACCAGCGGCCGCCGTGGTCGACCGCTACGCCACCCGCGACGGCGAGCTCGCCGGACGCCGGATCCGCCGCGGCGACATGGTGACCGTCTCGCTCGCCGGCGCCGGCCGGGACCCGGACGTGTTCGAGGACCCCGGCACCTTCGACGTACGGCGTACCAACGCCCGCCGCCATCTCGCCTTCGCCAGCGGCCCGCACATCTGCCTCGGCATGCATCTGACCCGCCTGGAAACCCTCGCCGCGCTCGAAGCCGTCCTCCAACTCCCGGGTCTCCGCCTCGCGCCGGACTCACCCCCGCCGCACGGCCTCGTCTTCCGCAAACCGTCCGCGCTGAACGTCACCTGGGACGTGTGA
- the priA gene encoding bifunctional 1-(5-phosphoribosyl)-5-((5-phosphoribosylamino)methylideneamino)imidazole-4-carboxamide isomerase/phosphoribosylanthranilate isomerase PriA: protein MSDHLVLLPAVDVADGQAVRLVQGEAGSETSYGDPLAAATAWQEAGADWIHLVDLDAAFGRGSNRELLAEVTGKLDVQVELSGGIRDDESLEAALATGARRVNIGTAALEDPEWCDRIIQQYGDRVAIGLDVRGRTLAARGWTKEGGDLYEVLARLEAAGCERYVVTDVTKDGMLQGPNLDLYRDLCARTDKPIIASGGVSSLDDLKALSTLVQDGVEGVIVGKALYAGAFTLTEALELTRGGDK, encoded by the coding sequence ATGTCTGACCATTTGGTGCTGCTGCCTGCCGTCGATGTGGCGGACGGGCAGGCCGTCCGGCTCGTGCAGGGCGAGGCCGGGAGCGAGACGTCGTACGGCGATCCGCTGGCGGCGGCGACGGCCTGGCAGGAGGCGGGAGCGGACTGGATCCACCTCGTCGACCTGGACGCGGCGTTCGGCCGCGGCAGCAACCGTGAGCTGCTCGCCGAGGTGACCGGCAAGCTCGACGTACAGGTCGAACTCTCCGGCGGCATCCGCGACGACGAGTCGCTGGAAGCCGCGCTGGCAACCGGCGCGCGCCGGGTGAACATCGGCACCGCCGCCCTCGAGGACCCGGAGTGGTGCGACCGGATCATCCAGCAGTACGGCGACCGGGTCGCGATCGGCCTGGATGTCCGCGGCCGGACGCTGGCCGCCCGTGGCTGGACCAAGGAAGGCGGCGACCTGTACGAGGTGCTCGCCCGGCTGGAAGCGGCCGGCTGCGAGCGGTACGTGGTCACCGACGTCACCAAGGACGGCATGCTCCAAGGCCCGAACCTGGACCTCTACCGCGACCTGTGCGCACGCACCGACAAGCCGATCATCGCGTCCGGCGGCGTCTCGAGCCTCGACGACCTCAAAGCACTCAGCACCTTGGTGCAGGACGGCGTCGAGGGCGTCATCGTCGGCAAGGCGCTGTACGCCGGCGCGTTCACCCTGACCGAGGCACTCGAGCTCACGCGTGGAGGCGACAAGTGA
- a CDS encoding HAD-IB family hydrolase encodes MSLGGKLKDKLKDKKVLVTGVTGFVGEALLHRIIGELPGTTVAAIIRPKGSLTGVDRMAQLLKKDIFKPFYGEGTPYADAEALTAARIQVVEGDLSDVPELPKDLDIVVHCAGDVSFDPPIHEAFTTNVLGTKSLLERIVETERPVHYVHISTAYTAGRRRGAIPEASVEHSVDWRTEAEAGMAMRPRIEEQSRSAQMLAKFRKAAEKEHRRAGHLTAAADTERRRTEWVAKKLVETGTERARSLGWTDCYTFTKALGERVVEEFSGTLPTSIVRPAIIESALQSPHPGWIEGFKMAEPLILAYGRGELPEFPASPDSVIEIIPVDHVVGAICAVMATEPELSKPEYYHIGSGSRNPLTFEQLYAGVRAYFSKHPFDLGERGAVRLPVWKFPGGDSVETMLRYGEKAHKIADRIITTVPRSERVRKYARELDVQKRRLDFLRRYMDLYSEYAQAELQFIDDNVLALHNALEGDDKEKFACDTSVVDWQYYLQELHCPSVTESMRRLDVVRKKRNKALAESAGVLKKVEPSTADTAKVIAAFDMDGTLLSSNVIETYLWMRLPELDGPQRANEIGAMLRKLPKLIAAERKDRGTFLRTIYRRYAGADLEELNQIVDEILAEHVLERLSGAAVRRIREHRAAGHKTILITGAVRPLTRPLEPLFDEIVAAELAVDDRGRCTGFLSGPPLVGESRAAWIKHHARQTNIDLSKSYAYADSHSDLPMLSTVGNPVAVSPDVSLFRAARAARWQIVDWKTPSTSSRLELPGVQRSGGLAR; translated from the coding sequence GTGAGTCTGGGCGGCAAGCTCAAGGACAAGCTCAAGGACAAGAAGGTCCTGGTCACCGGCGTCACCGGCTTCGTCGGTGAGGCGCTGCTGCACCGGATCATCGGTGAGCTGCCGGGCACCACGGTGGCCGCGATCATCCGCCCGAAGGGCTCGCTGACCGGCGTCGACCGGATGGCGCAGCTGCTGAAGAAGGACATCTTCAAGCCGTTCTACGGCGAGGGCACGCCGTACGCCGACGCGGAGGCGCTGACCGCGGCCCGGATCCAGGTCGTCGAGGGCGACCTGTCCGACGTACCGGAGCTGCCGAAGGATCTCGACATCGTCGTGCACTGCGCCGGTGACGTGAGCTTCGACCCGCCGATCCACGAGGCGTTCACGACCAACGTGCTCGGCACCAAGAGCCTGCTCGAGCGCATAGTGGAGACTGAGCGGCCGGTTCACTACGTCCACATCTCCACCGCTTACACCGCGGGCCGCCGGCGGGGTGCGATCCCGGAGGCGTCGGTCGAGCACAGCGTCGACTGGCGGACCGAGGCCGAGGCCGGGATGGCGATGCGGCCCCGGATCGAGGAGCAGTCCCGGTCCGCGCAGATGCTGGCCAAGTTCCGCAAGGCGGCCGAGAAGGAGCACCGCCGCGCCGGTCACCTGACGGCTGCGGCCGACACCGAGCGCCGCCGTACCGAGTGGGTCGCGAAGAAGCTGGTCGAGACCGGCACCGAACGGGCCCGCAGCCTCGGCTGGACCGACTGCTACACGTTCACCAAGGCGCTCGGCGAGCGGGTGGTGGAGGAGTTCTCCGGCACGTTGCCGACCTCGATCGTCCGCCCGGCGATCATCGAGTCCGCGCTCCAGAGCCCGCACCCGGGCTGGATCGAGGGCTTCAAGATGGCCGAGCCGCTGATCCTGGCGTACGGCCGCGGCGAGCTGCCCGAGTTCCCGGCCTCCCCGGACTCGGTGATCGAGATCATCCCGGTCGACCACGTGGTCGGCGCGATCTGCGCGGTGATGGCGACCGAGCCCGAGCTGAGCAAGCCGGAGTACTACCACATCGGCTCCGGCTCCCGGAACCCGTTGACCTTCGAGCAGTTGTACGCCGGAGTCCGCGCGTACTTCTCCAAGCACCCGTTCGATCTCGGCGAGCGTGGCGCGGTCCGGCTGCCGGTGTGGAAGTTCCCCGGCGGCGACTCGGTCGAGACGATGCTGCGGTACGGCGAGAAGGCCCACAAGATCGCCGACCGGATCATCACGACGGTGCCGCGCAGCGAGCGAGTCCGCAAGTACGCCCGCGAGCTCGACGTACAGAAGCGGCGGCTGGACTTCCTGCGCCGCTACATGGACCTGTACTCGGAGTACGCGCAGGCCGAGCTGCAGTTCATCGACGACAACGTCCTGGCCCTGCACAACGCGCTGGAGGGTGACGACAAGGAGAAGTTCGCCTGCGACACCTCGGTCGTCGACTGGCAGTACTACCTGCAGGAGCTGCACTGCCCGAGCGTCACCGAGTCGATGCGCCGGCTCGACGTCGTCCGGAAGAAGCGGAACAAGGCGCTCGCCGAGTCCGCCGGCGTACTGAAGAAGGTCGAGCCCTCCACAGCTGATACGGCCAAGGTGATCGCCGCGTTCGACATGGACGGCACGCTGCTGTCCTCGAACGTGATCGAGACCTACCTGTGGATGCGGCTGCCCGAGCTGGACGGTCCGCAGCGGGCCAACGAGATCGGCGCGATGCTCCGCAAGCTGCCGAAGCTGATCGCCGCCGAGCGCAAGGACCGCGGCACGTTCCTCCGCACGATCTACCGCCGGTACGCCGGTGCGGACCTTGAGGAACTGAACCAGATCGTCGACGAGATCCTCGCCGAGCACGTGCTGGAGCGGCTGAGCGGTGCCGCCGTCCGGCGGATCCGCGAGCACCGGGCGGCCGGGCACAAGACGATCCTGATCACCGGCGCCGTCCGGCCGCTGACCCGGCCGCTGGAGCCGCTGTTCGACGAGATCGTGGCGGCCGAGCTGGCCGTCGACGACCGCGGTCGGTGCACCGGCTTCCTGTCCGGTCCGCCGCTGGTCGGCGAGTCCCGGGCCGCGTGGATCAAGCACCACGCGCGACAGACCAACATCGACCTGTCCAAGTCGTACGCCTACGCCGACAGCCACTCGGACCTGCCGATGCTGTCGACGGTCGGCAACCCGGTCGCGGTGTCGCCGGACGTGTCGCTGTTCCGGGCCGCCCGGGCCGCACGCTGGCAGATCGTCGACTGGAAAACCCCGTCCACCTCGTCCCGACTGGAGCTCCCTGGGGTGCAGCGTTCCGGAGGTTTGGCCCGATGA
- a CDS encoding zinc-dependent alcohol dehydrogenase, protein MMLALEMYRSPAKFLAAKAVGGRIPGILTGPAAPLRLVTINEPKADRDGWARIRPILSGICGSDLGMVTGSTKLYFSAVVSMPFVPGHEIVGELLDDCEDLPKGTRVVMDSVLTCAARGVEPCAGCASGNTNRCDRITVGHVAPGLQTGFCQDTGGGWGNLLVAHRSQLYAVPDGLTDERAVLVEPLAGAVHAALRAKIQPGQSVLVSGAGAVGLFATLALRELTQAGRITVVAKHAKQRELARAFGASDVVAPDEVFRGVRRSTGAFRLKPDFGAGEFLLGGVDVAVDAVGSKDSIDTVLRVTKAGGRVVLSGMPASGADLSPVWFRELEVTGTYASAQLEVNGRPAFETALELAGRAPLDGIVGARYPLYRWREALDHAHSAGRLGTVKVAFDVRAS, encoded by the coding sequence ATGATGCTCGCGCTAGAGATGTACCGGTCGCCGGCCAAGTTCCTGGCGGCCAAGGCGGTCGGCGGCCGGATCCCCGGCATCCTGACCGGGCCGGCCGCGCCGCTGCGGCTGGTCACGATCAACGAGCCGAAGGCGGACCGGGACGGCTGGGCGCGGATCCGCCCGATCCTGTCCGGGATCTGCGGCTCCGACCTCGGCATGGTCACCGGCTCCACCAAGCTGTACTTCTCCGCGGTGGTGTCGATGCCGTTCGTTCCCGGCCACGAGATCGTCGGCGAACTGCTCGACGACTGCGAGGACCTGCCGAAGGGCACCCGCGTCGTCATGGACAGCGTCCTGACCTGCGCGGCCCGCGGCGTCGAGCCCTGCGCCGGCTGCGCGTCCGGGAACACCAACCGGTGCGACCGGATCACGGTCGGCCACGTGGCGCCTGGTCTGCAGACCGGGTTCTGCCAGGACACCGGCGGCGGCTGGGGCAATCTCCTGGTCGCCCACCGGAGCCAGTTGTACGCCGTACCGGATGGACTGACCGACGAGCGGGCCGTCCTGGTGGAGCCGTTGGCCGGTGCGGTGCATGCCGCGCTCCGGGCCAAGATCCAGCCAGGGCAGTCGGTGCTGGTCAGCGGAGCCGGGGCGGTCGGGCTGTTCGCGACGCTCGCGCTGCGTGAGCTGACGCAGGCCGGCCGGATCACCGTCGTCGCCAAGCACGCGAAGCAGCGGGAGCTGGCGCGGGCGTTCGGCGCCAGCGACGTGGTCGCGCCGGACGAGGTGTTCCGCGGTGTCCGGCGGTCCACCGGGGCGTTCCGGCTCAAGCCGGACTTCGGCGCGGGCGAGTTCCTGCTCGGCGGCGTGGACGTCGCGGTCGACGCGGTCGGCAGTAAGGACTCGATCGACACCGTGCTGCGAGTGACGAAGGCCGGCGGCCGGGTGGTCCTGTCCGGGATGCCGGCCAGCGGAGCCGACCTGTCGCCGGTGTGGTTCCGTGAGCTCGAGGTCACCGGTACGTACGCCTCCGCGCAGTTGGAAGTGAACGGCCGCCCGGCGTTCGAGACCGCGCTGGAGCTGGCCGGCCGGGCCCCGCTGGACGGGATCGTCGGCGCGAGGTACCCGCTGTACCGCTGGCGGGAGGCGCTCGACCACGCGCACTCCGCCGGCCGACTGGGCACAGTCAAGGTCGCATTCGATGTGAGGGCCTCATGA
- a CDS encoding lactate racemase domain-containing protein: MSRPGFVLEVDDRTPPLLVHNGEGFLLERFPQGTRVVYPPEALPPVRDVDEAIQNALLHPIESEPLPELLRAGMRLTIAFDDISIPLPPMKKPDIRQRIIEAVLELAAQAGVDDVELISANALHRRLTPNELRDIVGERVFRSFFPDGKLYNFDAEDAANLTHLGQTRHGEDVEISKRAAESDLLVYVNVNLVAMDGGHKSTSIGLASYKSLKHHHNSHTMIHSRSFMDHKRSKMHESAWRMGEILTQHVKVFQIETTLNNDIFGGPLEFLQKREWEWSVKDQASFLAAKRGLAAAPAKLRHKIFTDTRSNYGLTGVHAGKIEPVHDKTLENVHRQHLVEVQGQSDVAIMGVPFIGPYNVNSVMNPILAACMGLGYYFNSYRGNPVVRKDGAVILYHPVDYEFSQLHHPSYVDFFEEVLAESTDPATIEAKFEKQYAEDPWYIHLYRTSYAYHGVHPFYMWYWISHALDHCGDIVWVGANRKTVERMGFRSASTLSDALEMVSHSVGRSPSITYLHNPPHLLADVR; the protein is encoded by the coding sequence ATGTCTCGGCCAGGTTTTGTGCTTGAGGTGGACGACCGGACGCCGCCGCTGCTCGTGCACAACGGTGAGGGCTTCCTGCTGGAGCGGTTCCCGCAGGGCACCCGGGTGGTGTACCCGCCGGAGGCGCTGCCGCCGGTCCGGGACGTCGACGAGGCGATCCAGAACGCGCTGCTGCACCCGATCGAGTCCGAGCCGCTGCCCGAGCTGCTGCGCGCCGGGATGCGGCTGACGATCGCGTTCGACGACATCTCGATCCCGCTGCCGCCGATGAAGAAGCCGGACATCCGGCAGCGCATCATCGAGGCGGTGCTGGAGCTGGCCGCACAGGCCGGTGTCGACGACGTCGAGCTGATCTCGGCGAACGCGCTGCACCGCCGGCTCACCCCGAACGAGCTGCGCGACATCGTCGGCGAGCGGGTGTTCCGGTCGTTCTTCCCGGACGGCAAGCTCTACAACTTCGACGCCGAGGACGCCGCGAACCTCACCCACCTGGGCCAGACCAGGCACGGCGAGGACGTCGAGATCTCCAAGCGGGCGGCCGAGTCGGACCTGCTGGTCTACGTGAACGTGAACCTGGTGGCGATGGACGGCGGGCACAAGTCGACGTCGATCGGGCTGGCGTCGTACAAGTCGCTGAAGCACCACCACAACAGCCACACGATGATCCACTCGCGGTCCTTCATGGACCACAAGCGGTCGAAGATGCACGAGTCGGCCTGGCGGATGGGCGAGATCCTCACCCAGCACGTCAAGGTCTTCCAGATCGAGACCACGCTGAACAACGACATCTTCGGCGGGCCGCTGGAGTTCCTGCAGAAGCGCGAGTGGGAGTGGTCGGTCAAGGACCAGGCGTCCTTCCTGGCCGCCAAGCGCGGGCTCGCCGCCGCGCCGGCCAAGCTGCGGCACAAGATCTTCACCGACACCCGCTCGAACTACGGGCTCACCGGAGTGCACGCCGGCAAGATCGAGCCGGTCCACGACAAGACCCTGGAGAACGTGCACCGCCAGCACCTGGTCGAGGTGCAGGGGCAGTCCGACGTCGCGATCATGGGCGTGCCGTTCATCGGCCCGTACAACGTGAACTCGGTGATGAACCCGATCCTGGCCGCCTGCATGGGGCTGGGCTACTACTTCAACTCGTACCGCGGCAACCCGGTCGTCCGCAAGGACGGCGCGGTGATCCTGTACCACCCGGTCGACTACGAGTTCAGCCAGCTGCACCACCCGTCGTACGTCGACTTCTTCGAGGAAGTGCTTGCCGAGAGCACCGATCCGGCGACGATCGAGGCGAAGTTCGAGAAGCAGTACGCCGAGGACCCGTGGTACATCCACCTGTACCGGACGTCGTACGCGTACCACGGCGTGCACCCGTTCTACATGTGGTACTGGATCTCGCACGCCCTCGACCACTGCGGCGACATCGTCTGGGTCGGTGCGAACCGCAAGACCGTCGAGCGGATGGGGTTCCGGTCCGCGTCGACGCTGTCCGACGCACTCGAGATGGTCAGCCATTCGGTCGGCCGGTCGCCGTCGATCACGTACCTGCACAACCCGCCGCACCTGCTCGCGGACGTGCGCTGA
- a CDS encoding lysophospholipid acyltransferase family protein: MGTSLVKFGRDTARDVKQVARGWRWGRRPQVPRSAEPYVIPRESTVFPTKWARTPAAIAVRDLIQKGPLNAVLNFEVSPQVSGLDSLLKLDGPAIIVANHSSHLDTPLLLLSLPDAIRRRTAFAAAADYFFDTWWRAAGSAIVFNTFPIERRGGKMSSTPGDLLADGWNVVVFPEGTRSPDGWVQRFRMGAAYLAVEHDVPIIPVGIKGSFAAMPRGRGWPIPGRPAVHVRYGDPLRPASGESARDFAPRIAAAVSALLDEESTTWYESRRRAAIGASPAQTGPDAARWRRVWESTRPMKSTDNRRRAWK, translated from the coding sequence ATGGGCACGAGTCTGGTGAAGTTCGGCCGCGACACCGCGCGCGACGTGAAGCAGGTCGCGCGCGGCTGGCGCTGGGGCCGGCGGCCGCAGGTGCCGCGGTCCGCCGAGCCGTACGTGATCCCTCGCGAGTCGACGGTGTTCCCGACCAAGTGGGCCCGGACGCCGGCCGCGATCGCGGTCCGCGACCTGATCCAGAAGGGCCCGCTGAACGCGGTACTGAACTTCGAGGTCAGCCCGCAGGTCAGCGGCCTGGACTCGCTGCTCAAGCTCGACGGCCCCGCGATCATCGTGGCGAACCACTCGTCGCACCTGGACACCCCGCTGCTGCTGCTGTCGCTGCCGGACGCGATACGCCGTCGTACGGCGTTCGCGGCCGCGGCGGACTACTTCTTCGACACCTGGTGGCGGGCAGCCGGGTCGGCGATCGTGTTCAACACGTTCCCGATCGAGCGTCGCGGCGGCAAGATGAGCTCCACGCCGGGCGACCTGCTCGCGGACGGCTGGAACGTCGTCGTGTTCCCCGAGGGCACGCGGTCGCCGGACGGCTGGGTGCAGCGGTTCCGGATGGGCGCGGCGTACCTGGCCGTCGAGCACGACGTACCGATCATCCCGGTCGGCATCAAGGGATCGTTCGCCGCCATGCCCCGCGGCCGCGGCTGGCCGATCCCCGGCCGGCCCGCGGTGCACGTCCGGTACGGCGACCCGCTGCGCCCCGCCTCGGGGGAGAGCGCCCGGGACTTCGCGCCCCGGATCGCCGCTGCCGTGTCGGCCCTGCTCGACGAGGAATCCACCACCTGGTACGAGTCCCGCCGCCGCGCCGCGATCGGCGCCTCACCCGCCCAAACCGGCCCCGACGCGGCCCGCTGGCGCCGCGTCTGGGAATCCACCCGCCCCATGAAGTCCACCGACAACCGCCGCCGCGCCTGGAAGTAG
- a CDS encoding M1 family aminopeptidase, which yields MKVHYQADPRRLKPPLGGFVATPDGFSTAPQPDVGHTVFPCNDHPSDKAFYTFKVTAPHGTIGVANGDKVAEHANADGSTTFTYVSRSPMPTELVQISVGDFAIVDHGTTAGGARLRDVVPKARLAELTPALDLTKGQLGWLEKRLGNYPFEAYGLLPANSDASDAFDFTGLETQTLTLYKPNYLKQPENKIGTHMVHELTHSWFGNSVSPGDWGSLWLNEGNANYYSFRYQYDRGWTDTHGKTTMLDRMKETYGNGDIWRAKSGPVAKPNAANLFDDIRYTGGTLTLYALSEKIGLAKFDQIQQAWLRTYRNRSATTEDYIALATKVSGDETVRPFLEDWLYGTKEPQMPNHPDWTVTPPTAKALRTANVQTDRYEG from the coding sequence GTGAAGGTCCACTACCAGGCCGATCCGCGCCGGCTCAAGCCGCCGCTGGGCGGTTTCGTCGCGACCCCGGACGGGTTCAGTACGGCGCCGCAGCCGGACGTCGGCCATACCGTCTTCCCGTGCAACGACCACCCGTCCGACAAGGCCTTCTACACGTTCAAGGTCACCGCTCCGCACGGCACGATCGGCGTCGCGAACGGCGACAAGGTGGCCGAGCACGCCAACGCCGACGGCAGCACGACGTTCACGTACGTCTCGCGGTCACCGATGCCGACCGAGCTCGTGCAGATCTCCGTCGGTGACTTCGCCATCGTCGACCACGGCACGACGGCGGGCGGTGCCCGGCTGCGGGACGTCGTACCGAAGGCGCGGCTGGCCGAACTGACACCCGCGCTGGATCTGACCAAGGGACAGCTTGGCTGGTTGGAGAAGCGACTGGGCAACTACCCGTTCGAGGCGTACGGGCTGCTGCCGGCGAACTCGGATGCTTCGGACGCTTTCGATTTCACCGGGCTGGAGACGCAGACACTGACGCTGTACAAGCCGAACTACCTGAAGCAGCCGGAGAACAAGATCGGCACGCACATGGTGCACGAGCTCACGCACAGCTGGTTCGGCAACAGTGTCTCGCCGGGCGACTGGGGCAGCCTGTGGCTCAACGAGGGCAACGCGAACTACTACTCGTTCCGCTACCAGTACGATCGCGGCTGGACCGACACCCACGGCAAGACGACCATGCTCGACCGGATGAAGGAGACCTACGGGAACGGCGACATCTGGCGCGCCAAGTCGGGTCCGGTGGCCAAGCCGAACGCGGCCAACCTGTTCGACGACATCCGCTACACCGGTGGCACCCTGACGCTCTACGCACTCTCCGAGAAGATCGGCCTGGCGAAGTTCGACCAGATCCAGCAGGCCTGGCTGCGGACCTACAGAAACCGGTCGGCAACGACCGAGGACTACATCGCTCTCGCCACCAAGGTCAGCGGCGACGAGACGGTCCGGCCGTTCCTGGAGGACTGGCTCTACGGCACCAAGGAACCTCAGATGCCGAACCACCCGGACTGGACCGTCACCCCACCGACCGCCAAGGCTCTGCGGACCGCGAACGTCCAGACCGACCGCTACGAAGGCTGA
- the hisF gene encoding imidazole glycerol phosphate synthase subunit HisF, translated as MSLAVRVIPCLDVDAGRVVKGVNFADLRDAGDPVEMAQVYDAEGADELTFLDITASSGSRETTYDVVRRTAEQVFIPLTVGGGVREAADVDRLLRAGADKVGINTGAIARPEVIREIAHRFGNQVLVLSLDVRRSAEQPSGFEVTTHGGRRSAGLDAIEWAQRGCELGAGEILLNSMDADGTKRGFDLELIKAVRAVVDVPLIASGGAGAPEHFPPAVEAGADAVLAASVFHFGDFRIADVKNALRDAGIVIR; from the coding sequence GTGAGTCTTGCTGTGCGGGTCATTCCCTGTCTGGACGTCGACGCCGGTCGCGTGGTCAAGGGCGTCAACTTCGCCGACCTGCGGGACGCGGGCGACCCGGTCGAGATGGCCCAGGTGTACGACGCCGAGGGCGCCGACGAGCTCACGTTCCTCGACATCACCGCGTCCTCGGGATCCCGGGAGACGACGTACGACGTGGTCCGGCGGACGGCCGAGCAGGTGTTCATCCCGCTGACCGTCGGCGGCGGGGTGCGGGAAGCGGCCGACGTGGACCGGCTGCTCCGGGCGGGGGCCGACAAGGTCGGGATCAACACCGGCGCGATCGCGCGGCCGGAGGTGATCCGCGAGATCGCGCACCGGTTCGGCAACCAGGTGCTGGTGCTGTCGCTCGACGTACGGCGGTCCGCGGAGCAGCCGAGCGGGTTCGAGGTCACCACCCACGGCGGCCGGCGGTCGGCCGGGCTGGACGCGATCGAGTGGGCGCAGCGCGGCTGCGAGCTGGGCGCGGGGGAGATCCTGCTGAACTCGATGGACGCCGACGGTACGAAGCGAGGGTTCGACCTGGAGCTGATCAAGGCGGTCCGGGCGGTGGTCGACGTACCGCTGATCGCCAGCGGGGGAGCGGGTGCGCCGGAGCACTTCCCGCCCGCCGTCGAGGCAGGCGCGGACGCTGTACTCGCGGCGAGTGTCTTCCACTTCGGCGACTTCCGCATCGCCGACGTGAAGAACGCACTGCGCGATGCCGGGATCGTGATCCGGTGA
- a CDS encoding MarR family winged helix-turn-helix transcriptional regulator, translating to MSTPAHVHPSDPAPTTPTGQPAPTTPTGQPAPATQPERSEAKVAAIEQELSALFRRSRSASLRLARRVHPEMDAAGYALISQIEMGTGNGAGVRASDVAHVLGLDKSTVSRGITQLENLGLIERVGDPDDGRARLLRLTTSGAERYEAMRTQRQTEFRAILDRWNPTDLADLGRLLGRLNADLG from the coding sequence GTGAGCACCCCCGCCCACGTCCACCCCTCCGACCCCGCCCCCACGACCCCCACCGGGCAACCCGCCCCCACGACCCCCACCGGGCAGCCCGCCCCCGCGACACAGCCCGAGCGGTCTGAGGCGAAGGTTGCTGCGATCGAGCAGGAGTTGTCCGCGCTGTTCCGCCGTTCGCGCTCGGCCTCGCTCCGGCTGGCTCGACGCGTGCACCCCGAGATGGACGCCGCCGGGTACGCGTTGATCTCGCAGATCGAGATGGGTACCGGCAACGGCGCCGGCGTCCGGGCGTCCGACGTCGCGCACGTGCTCGGCCTCGACAAGTCCACGGTCAGTCGCGGCATCACCCAGCTGGAGAACCTCGGCCTGATCGAGCGCGTCGGCGACCCCGACGACGGCCGCGCCCGCCTGCTCCGCCTGACCACCTCCGGCGCCGAACGCTACGAGGCGATGCGCACCCAGCGGCAGACCGAGTTCCGCGCCATCCTCGACCGCTGGAACCCCACCGACCTCGCCGACCTGGGCCGCCTCCTCGGCCGCCTCAACGCCGACCTCGGCTAA